From Chryseobacterium sp. H1D6B, a single genomic window includes:
- a CDS encoding ATP-binding protein, whose protein sequence is MRNNYSWLIYSLLAVSSGISCYHFFLEKEWINGVLFAAVMVVFLALIHSSAASQAAKTEKIISSIRNKDFSLFPKENRTELFDGSVRLYYQSKEEQFSLSSYKLLYESILDQMETGLMILSEKDQDWNVFYVNNAFLDILQVPKYNTWKMYAPKVPEFYKIIEDTGYSSSQEFFDVSIRGNSKQSFSLRTKQVKNTQHRFYIITMESLQKIIEQKEKLAWNNLMKVISHELLNTLTPVNSLIQNLEYLCNQETVDKEDQQEMKESLMIINSKSKQLLHFVDDYRQVAELPKPVTADVSLKKIIESALSFLKPEFEKNKISIVQEIEDFIVSADEKMIERSLINLYLNAISAVSEKEQKIIKTTARSQNNRIIVSITDNGSGITPEIKDKIFLPFFTTRANGSGIGLTLTKSIMEAHGGYLNYQGLEEGSSFELWFLK, encoded by the coding sequence ATGAGAAATAATTATTCTTGGCTGATCTACAGCTTACTTGCAGTAAGCAGCGGAATTTCATGCTATCACTTCTTTTTAGAAAAGGAATGGATCAACGGGGTTCTTTTTGCGGCAGTAATGGTTGTTTTTCTTGCTTTAATACATTCCTCCGCGGCTTCTCAGGCTGCAAAAACTGAAAAGATCATCTCCTCCATCCGCAATAAAGATTTTTCATTATTTCCAAAAGAAAACAGAACAGAACTTTTCGACGGAAGTGTCCGTTTATATTACCAGAGCAAAGAAGAACAGTTTTCTTTATCTTCTTACAAACTGCTTTATGAGAGCATTCTGGACCAGATGGAGACAGGGCTGATGATCCTTTCAGAAAAAGATCAGGACTGGAATGTATTTTATGTAAATAATGCTTTTCTCGATATCCTGCAGGTTCCCAAATACAATACATGGAAAATGTATGCACCGAAAGTTCCCGAGTTTTATAAAATCATTGAAGATACCGGCTACAGCAGTTCACAGGAATTTTTCGATGTTTCGATCCGCGGCAATTCCAAACAGTCATTTTCGCTCAGAACCAAACAGGTGAAAAATACCCAGCACCGTTTTTACATTATCACGATGGAGTCTCTTCAGAAAATTATCGAACAGAAAGAAAAGCTGGCCTGGAACAATCTGATGAAAGTGATCTCTCACGAGCTTCTGAACACCCTGACCCCGGTGAACAGCCTGATCCAGAATCTGGAATATCTCTGCAACCAGGAAACTGTAGATAAAGAAGACCAGCAGGAAATGAAGGAAAGCCTGATGATTATTAATTCAAAATCTAAACAGCTCCTGCACTTTGTAGATGACTACCGCCAGGTGGCAGAACTTCCTAAACCCGTTACGGCAGACGTTTCCCTAAAAAAAATAATTGAATCTGCGTTGAGCTTTTTAAAACCTGAATTTGAAAAAAATAAGATTTCTATCGTTCAGGAAATAGAAGATTTTATAGTTTCAGCGGATGAAAAAATGATTGAGCGGAGCCTTATCAACCTTTATCTCAATGCCATATCTGCAGTTTCTGAAAAAGAGCAAAAGATCATAAAAACAACCGCCAGATCCCAAAATAACAGAATTATTGTAAGCATTACCGATAACGGCTCGGGTATCACTCCTGAAATTAAAGACAAGATTTTTCTTCCGTTTTTTACAACGAGAGCCAATGGTTCAGGAATCGGGCTTACCCTTACCAAAAGCATCATGGAAGCCCATGGAGGCTACCTCAACTACCAAGGACTTGAAGAAGGAAGCAGTTTTGAATTGTGGTTTTTAAAATAA
- a CDS encoding sigma-54 dependent transcriptional regulator: MRKKEAHILIVDDDEDILFSARVWLKKFFSQVSTLSKPAQIMKFMTENQIDAVVLDMNFRKGFENGQDGLYWMNEIKTLEPHLPIILMTAYGEVELAVEALKNGASDFILKPWNNEKLYASVNLAVDISRKNRKLSQWENVSQKNNQYQLDSRSLKMQEVLEQIRKVAPTDANVLLLGENGTGKYVLAESIHEQSERKNQPFVHIDLGSISESLFESELFGYKKGAFTDAHQDYAGKIENAQNGTVFLDEIGNLPLQLQTKLLSLIQNRKLSRLGESKERLLDVRFIFATNENLKKAVAENRFRQDLYYRINTVEIQIPALRERQEDIGLLAHYFLERYKQKYHQQHLALTDDLLLALKKYPWPGNIRELDHCLERSVILSNDNNLQLLMPQPEEDEHTIINLNIEEMEEILIKKALKKHTGNISLAAEDLGLSRAALYRRMEKFGL, from the coding sequence ATGCGTAAAAAAGAAGCCCATATTTTGATTGTAGATGATGACGAAGATATTCTGTTCTCTGCAAGGGTCTGGCTCAAGAAATTTTTTTCACAGGTCAGCACCCTCAGCAAGCCTGCTCAGATCATGAAATTCATGACTGAAAATCAAATCGATGCAGTGGTATTAGATATGAACTTTAGAAAGGGATTTGAAAACGGCCAAGATGGTCTGTACTGGATGAACGAGATCAAAACACTTGAACCTCATCTTCCCATTATCCTGATGACAGCTTACGGCGAAGTAGAACTGGCTGTAGAGGCTTTAAAAAACGGAGCTTCAGATTTTATTCTTAAACCATGGAATAATGAAAAACTCTATGCTTCTGTGAATCTTGCTGTTGATATTTCCAGAAAAAACAGGAAGCTCAGCCAATGGGAAAATGTGAGCCAGAAAAATAATCAGTATCAATTGGACAGCCGTTCACTGAAAATGCAGGAAGTTCTTGAACAGATAAGAAAAGTAGCACCCACCGATGCCAATGTGCTGCTTTTGGGAGAAAACGGGACCGGAAAATATGTACTGGCGGAATCTATCCATGAGCAGTCTGAAAGAAAAAACCAGCCGTTTGTTCATATTGATCTGGGAAGTATTTCGGAGAGCCTTTTTGAATCTGAACTGTTCGGGTATAAAAAAGGAGCGTTTACAGATGCTCATCAGGATTATGCCGGAAAAATAGAGAATGCGCAGAACGGAACAGTTTTTCTGGATGAGATCGGAAATCTGCCTCTTCAGCTTCAGACGAAACTTTTAAGCCTGATCCAGAACAGAAAATTATCGAGACTGGGAGAATCTAAGGAACGTTTATTAGATGTCCGTTTCATTTTTGCCACCAATGAAAATCTTAAAAAAGCCGTTGCTGAAAACCGTTTCCGTCAGGATCTCTATTACAGGATCAATACTGTGGAAATTCAGATTCCGGCTTTAAGGGAGAGACAGGAAGATATTGGTCTTTTAGCCCATTATTTTTTGGAACGGTATAAACAAAAATACCATCAGCAGCATCTTGCACTTACCGATGATTTACTGCTTGCTTTAAAAAAATATCCATGGCCGGGAAATATCCGTGAACTCGACCACTGTCTGGAAAGAAGTGTTATTCTGTCCAATGATAATAACCTGCAGTTATTAATGCCCCAGCCGGAAGAAGATGAACATACCATTATCAATCTTAACATTGAAGAAATGGAAGAAATACTGATCAAAAAAGCATTGAAAAAACATACCGGAAATATTTCTCTGGCTGCAGAAGATCTGGGACTTTCCCGGGCGGCACTTTACAGGAGAATGGAAAAATTTGGATTATAA